From the Candidatus Eremiobacterota bacterium genome, the window CCACATGCTCACCGATCAGCAGCTCAAGATGGTCGGCGACATTGATGTGCTCTTCTGCCCGGTGGGCGGGGGCACTGTCCTTGATCCGACGGAAGCGGTGCTTGTCATTAACCAGATAAATCCCAAGATTGTCTTCCCCATGCATTACAAGACGCCAGAGGCGGAATTCATGTCGCTGGTGAAGGAGCCCATTGAGGCTTTTACCAGCAGGTTTGAAAAAGTGGAGTTTCTTCATGCCGTGGCCACCAACGTGGAACTGGGCCGGCTCCCGGCATCAACGAAGGTGATGGTTCTCGATCATGGTTAGGTAATATCCCCGGGAATGGAGCATTCTCCCCGGAGCGCCAGAGAGAAATAATCCCGGCGTGTCCCGGCAGGCTCCCCGTTCCCCCGATTGGTACAGAATGATTCAGGAGACAGGCCTTTTCAGGCTCATTACCGTGTTCCTCATTGCATAAGAAAGTAAGGTTGATATGTCATGGTGAGTTATGTTGTCATTACCGGCGGTGTGGTCTCTTCCGTAGGGAAGGGCATATTCTCGGCCTCACTGGGATGCCTTTTCAAGAGCAGGGGCCTCCAGGTGACCATTCAGAAGCTTGATCCCTACATCAATGTCGATGCGGGGACTATGAACCCCTATCAGCATGGCGAGGTTTTTGTCACCGAAGACGGCGCCGAGACCGATCTCGATCTGGGCCATTATGAGCGCTTTATTGATGAGAACCTCGCAAGGGAGAATAATTGCACGATGGGCAAGATATACGGTGCCGTCGTGGAGCGGGAGCGAAGGGGTGATTACCTCGGGGACACCGTGAGAGTAATCCCCCATGTGACCGATGAGATAAAGGGCCAGATACGAAATGTGGCATCTGACGGAGAGTCGCACCGGATCGTGATAATCGAGATTGGCGGCACCGTGGGCGATATTGAAAGCCTCCCCTTCCTTGAGGCCATCAGGCAGCTGAAAAAGGACGTGGGTCCCGGAAGAGCGGTCTATCTCCACGTAACCCTTGTGCCCCACCTTGTCCCCTCGGGCGAGCTCAAAACCAAGCCTACGCAGCACAGCGTGAGAGATCTCAGGAGCATCGGCCTCGTGCCCGATTTCATCATAGCCCGGACTTCGGTGCCCCTCAGCACCTCCATGATAGAGAAGATCGCGCTTTACTGCGATGTGGAGCCCGATCATGTCATTCAGAACCGTGATCTCGAGCATATTTATGAGCTGCCCCTCCATCTCCTTGAGCAGAAACTCGACGAGCGGATAATGCGGCTCCTCAATATCCCCGTCACCCCTCCCGCGATGGACGAGTGGAGAGACTGGGTCATGGAGCTCAAAAAGGAGAAGCCTGTCGTAAAAGTGGGCCTCGTGGGAAAATACGTGGAGCTTCGCGATGCGTACCTCTCCATAATCGAGGCAGTGCGCCATGCCTCGGTGAAATGCGGCGTGTCGGTCAATCTTGTGAGAATCGATGCCGAGAACCTGCTCATGGGCCCCGTCGAGGAGATCCTTTCCACACTTGACGGCATTATCGTGCCGGGAGGATTCGGGGGGCGGGGCATCGAGGGAAAAATAGGGGCAATCCGTTACGCCCGCGAGGGGAAAGTGCCTTTTCTCGGCCTCTGTTACGGCCTCCAGGGAGCCATCCTGGAATTTGCCCGTAATGTATGCGGCCTGGAGGGCGCCAACAGTG encodes:
- a CDS encoding CTP synthase, which translates into the protein MVSYVVITGGVVSSVGKGIFSASLGCLFKSRGLQVTIQKLDPYINVDAGTMNPYQHGEVFVTEDGAETDLDLGHYERFIDENLARENNCTMGKIYGAVVERERRGDYLGDTVRVIPHVTDEIKGQIRNVASDGESHRIVIIEIGGTVGDIESLPFLEAIRQLKKDVGPGRAVYLHVTLVPHLVPSGELKTKPTQHSVRDLRSIGLVPDFIIARTSVPLSTSMIEKIALYCDVEPDHVIQNRDLEHIYELPLHLLEQKLDERIMRLLNIPVTPPAMDEWRDWVMELKKEKPVVKVGLVGKYVELRDAYLSIIEAVRHASVKCGVSVNLVRIDAENLLMGPVEEILSTLDGIIVPGGFGGRGIEGKIGAIRYAREGKVPFLGLCYGLQGAILEFARNVCGLEGANSVEVDAHTSCPVIHQLPGQEDIKEKGGTMRVGSYLCEVKEGTKAYAAYGAPLIHERHRHRYEVNNEYIPALTSHGLVVSGVNPGSGLVEIIELADHPWFLACQFHPEFKSRPMKPHPLFVDFLKAVSAAKGIS